Below is a genomic region from Trichomycterus rosablanca isolate fTriRos1 chromosome 15, fTriRos1.hap1, whole genome shotgun sequence.
ATGGGGATTGAATAATGGTACACAAGGTCGTTTGTCAAAAGAactaaatttatttcatttgaacTCAAAATTATGATAACTTATAAAATTGCTtgtatgtttttaaacacatcacaatAATACATTTTTGGGGGGAGGAGGTTAATATTTACAAttgctgatggatggatggatggatggctagatggatgggtaggtaggtagatagacagacagaccgagaTTGCTTTCAAACAAACAGTGACACTGTGCTTATGTAAATCTGTCAGGCTTTGAGTACACTTATTCATTGATAATCTGGTACTTGCTGAGTTCCATACAAATACAGTGCTTCCTTTTGCTGATATTGTTGAAGGAAAACACCACTGGAAGTCATGAATGATGCTCAGACTGCCTCTTCCTCTTCTAtctaaagaaagtaaaaaaatacataagaaaaaatagttttattattttttactgctCTGGCCTGAGACAACTTGTTTATATTATTGCATATGCACGACATGTGTGATTACAACAGATTAGTGTCACACTACTAATGTAGGCAGCTAAGCTACAAATGTAGGTCAGATACACTACAAGCTAAACAGTAAATGCAGTTTAACTAGACTCAAGCTACATCCATTATGTCCTTTTTATTAACTGACCTTTTTACTAATTACTTATAGTTATCATGTAAAGCAGCCAGGGATTTGTTCttgtaaaaaaattacaaaacatttctcatttgacatGATACTTTGtatttaaccctcaattgctcattgtgttcagctcattgtgtaagtcgctttggataaaagcgtctgctaaatgctgaaaatgtaaatgaaaatgtaaatgtatttctaaGTATTAACAGCTAATAATTATGCTTTAAAGGCCCATAACTAAACTCCAACACATGCTCCCACAGCAATCAATCATGCCACATTTGAAAGAAAGCAAATGGCATCATATATTTGAAAGGTGGAGCAGTAAAGCAAAGAAGAATCAGTTTCAGCTGCCATTTTATGAGTAAAAGCAGTAAATCAAGCTCTCTGAACTGGATCAGACAAATGAGACACTTGTTCTCATCTTCTGCCATGATTTTCAGTTCAATAGCACTGTAGAAAGTGTATTTTGCTAAAGTAAACTGTGTACTAAATTATTGTGAGAGGAATTTATTACATGTCTTGGCATACAGTTAACTGTCATAGCTTTTTCCCAATTACTTTCCGTGTTTCACCAAACAACTTGCAACTTCCACTTTCTGGTTGATTAGTGTTGCTTTAAACTACAGAACACAGGAATGCCACATCCCTACCCAGAAAGCAGTTGTGCTCTCTTGTATTCCAGTCTTTGATGTTGTTTCCACTTAATAGTTGCCTGGccctttaatattttttataaatatgatATAACCCCTCAATTATATTTGATCAACAACTTTGTATTAACATTCTCAAATGGTCCTCAACCAGTAAACCTTTGTTCATTTGCCAAATCAGACAACATCTCAGCTGATGTGATTTCCACATGTACCagtccatccacccacccagtACTTCTAATGTACTTCTTATGTTCACACCCCACATAATCTGTACACTGCAGTGAGTTTTACCTCCATGATTCGGTGGATCCACTGTAGAGCATAAGTTATGCTGGTATAAACTCCAGGACTGTTTTTCTTTCCACAGCCCTGATCCCAACTCGCTGCTCCCAACAGCTTCCATACTGAAACCTTACAGGCCAGCGGACCACCACTGTCCCCCTATTAACATTCACATGTACACATATTTCATTAAATATACAGCTTACATTCTTCAGCTCTTTCTTGATCATTTTCTTTACCtgattccttccttccttccttccttccttccttccttccttccttccttccttccttccttccttccttccttccttccttccttccttccttccttccttccttccttccttccttccttccttccttccttccttccttccttccttccttccttccttccttccttccttccttccttccttccttccttccttccttccttccttccttccttccttccttccttccttccttccttccttccttccttccttccttccttccttccttccttccttccttccttccttcctggtTTGTTGTCTTTATCACATAcatcattgattttttttttctttgtcatttttattGATTCTTGTTTGCTTTATGCTTTGTTGCATTTGGCATTTCTCAttctaaggtttttttttcctctcacTGACATCAATATGCTTGTGTGCTTGCTTCAAAGTTGCTTTCTcacattctatatttttttctctttaacaCCTTTTCTGCTTTATATTATTCTTCCTCATGTTTATTACTTCTTTTGCTGAACTTTTggtgcatttttcctttttcttttgttttttttcatgaTTTTTAAATATCTTGCTAATTAATTATGTACCATATTCCATGCACTTGTTCTTTGCCTGTTTCTAAACAATCATAGGACAGTTATAAAATAAGACATATTAAAAATATGCATActgtaaacattaaaaatgaagCATTTTTGTAATCAAAATTGTAACACCAGCAGTTATTCactttttatttacacatttagaCATTTACCTGACATATGTCGGCTCCACCTGCCAGGTACCCAGCACAGATATTCCAGGGTGTAAGTCCTGGCCTTTCACATGCTTTTGTAGAGAGAAGTTGAACTGGTGCTGATTGTAGAGACGCACTAACTTCTCCTGCACATCATATACACATAAACATGTCAAAGGGCCATTAGATTAGATAATAGAAATGtgtacatattatatattaattaaacaatGAATGTTAACATATCATTATGGCTGTTTGAAGTCCATTAGATTGTGTCACAtgtctttttatttagttaCCTTGGAAGTTTATTCCACACTAAATTAGTTTAATCTGGGTTTTTGTTTGGATCTCACCTCCAGTGTCCGTGGCTCCCCAGCCTGATATCCAGCACAAAGATCCTGGTTTAATACCTTCTTCAAAGTTAGGCAAACAGATAGGCTGGATATTATCTtaagagaaagaagaagaagatgtcTGAATCAGTCTCTGCACATGAGTCCTACCACAAAATCTTCAAATTTGAATGTCTTGAATGTCTCAGTTTTGAATGTCAGATTTGAATGTCTCATGTATTTGTCCTGTATGACAGGTCTGAGCACACTACATGgcaacatgaccaaaagtataagGTCAAAAACAGAATGCACATGGCCAGCAACAACGTCTAAACATCTTTACACCACCATCAGACTGAACTGCTGACACAAGGCAGGTTAGGTCCATAGATTCATGCTGTTTATGCCAGTTTTACACAGAAATCAGCAGTCAACACTCATCAATCCTTGACTTTCTAATTTGGCTACCTATGGAAACTGACTCATCTAATCAGCACCACACCAAATAAGTCCAAATTTGTATCAAACATTGGAACCACATTCTTACCATTGAAAGTGACTGGTTGTGTTATCTTGATGAGGCCAATATCATAGCTAAGGCCCTCTGGGTGGTATGTACCATGGTAGAGGATCTTCATCACTGCAAGATCTTGTGCTCCATTCCCAGGCTGGTCTATAAGACCCACTCGAACTGACCATAATGATGGATTGTCAAAGCTAGAtcacacagaaaaaaagaaaatgtctaTTTATGACTGGTAAAAGTACCTGTGACTTTATACATAGATGCAATCctttaaataacacaaatactTTATGTGTGGGTGCATATGTGTTTTTTGTGTTGCTTACCCATATACACAGTGTGCAGCAGTAACTATCCACTGGTTGGTTATAAGGGACCCTCCACAGATATACTGGTTCTGGTACTGCAAGCTTACTTGCCAAGGGTACTGCCCAGAAATAGACTCATTACCCCCTACTATACGAGTCTGAAGACCAGGTCTGATACCACACTCTACAAAAAAAGCATTATGAATACATTTAAACCATtggaatattttttattaaggtGGTCAGGGTTATGTAATGAAAACCACACAGGCTTAATGGTACACACTCACGCATATGATACGATGTAAGAACAtaagcaaacacaaacacatgcctgcacacacacaagcttagcTCACCTATACACTTAAGTACTGTGACCATCCCAGACCTACACTGAAACGTTCTGAAAAAAACAGAAAGCTTAGTTGACAACAtaatttacaaacccaattctgAAAACAGTTTTACATTATTGTTTCTTCTAACAATGTTCAGTAATTGTTTAGGAACTGAGGACAATTGTAGTTGTATTCTATCATATGTTTTAGTGGGAGAGAGGTCATCTACATGTTGCTTCAGTATGCCTGTAGGTACCTGTACCTCTTAGCATTAACAGTACCTTCACAAGTGCGCAAGTTACCCATACCATGCCTCAAATCCCCCCACCCCAATCCCAGAAAGACACTGGCTTTTAAACTCAACCATCACCCCCTCAGACAATGTCAGTCATCTGTGTATAGATGCCCAGTCAGCTAATAGgactgctggggattcgaaccctgaatccCAACTGTATTGGGCTAACTTTATTTTCCACTGCACCATAGTACTGTGTTTTATGAAAAAACTCCCAACGCTTACTTTACTCCACTCATCGTGTCAAAGGTTGCAAAAATGGATTTAAGAATAACAATTGATGGTTGTAAGTTAGTTGTAGGGTGTTAATACCTGAGGTAGGAACTGTTGTGAATTTTAAAATAGGTCTGAGGAATTGAAAAGCGGGAATCTAGTGTCACTGTATTCCTCTTGAAAGTTGACTCGACAGACGATAAAGGAATAGAGCTGGAGTTCACGTAGCTGTACAGAAAGATAAAAAGACAGCTATTTGTgaacatataaagtatttaagCAAAACACCATTCCAGATATGAATCACTCTTTCCTATTGTCAGTGTATTGTGATTGTCACATACAACAAAGTAGTTCTGTTATTCCCGTTAGTAATCTGATTATAAGCAGCTGTTCTGTGGCACTGTAATCCATCTTTAGGTCAAGGTCTAACAGAAGCACAGTCTCTGTAAAAGCCACAATGACTGATGCTAGTTTTTAGAAATGAGGAATGGTGGAATAAATGTCTGCCAGTGGGTATAATGAACACCCGGACCCACTTGTAGTGAAAGTGTGTTTGGTTGAATGATTTTTTCCACTAATTTAATGGAAGAATGATTTTAACAAGATTaacaaagctgttaaataaggACTGGAAATTATAGAACTGTATTACACCCACATGCTGTGGCAGGGAGACAAACAACCTGACAGATCTGCAATTGACACAGTGAAATCCGTGTTTTGCTCAGGAAAAAGACATGTCCCTAATGTACCTTTAAAATGaaccattaaaataatatttttatgtcTAAGAAATTACTGATATAGCCTAGCAACATCCAAAAGcttgaattattttaaatgctcGTATTTGTAAATATGCATTATGTTCAAAAGGAAACAGCCCAGTGTCATCCTGTAATCACATTTTCACAAATttaaataacagtaacaaaaacaGCTGCCATATCTTGAATTTGAATCTTGTTGGTGCCACTGGTCTGGCTGGATGCTAAACGGACACAGTTGGCAGTGCAAGGAGGCTGGAAGGTTGGGTGGGAAATCTCATCTTTGCCACTGCAGCAGTGACCCCTACTGTCGGGTGTAGGTGCCAGCACAAGCAGTGGAAAAATACAAAGAGAGTAGCatgattatttttttgtatgtgCTCTGTATAAGAATACAAATTTTTACCATTATAACATATTTTACctaaatttttttgtttattttaatagcgTAATAAATAGGATTTTACTGCTCCAAGATTATTAGGATATAATTATAACCGTGTCTATGAACTTTTGGCTTTTTCCAGGTAAGGTTTAAACTGGTTAAACTACCTGTTGTAGCCAAGCTGCTTGCATGCAGCTATTCCCAGACTGGAGCTCCAGTTCTCCCAGCACACGGACCTCCAAACCCCCCTACTACGAATCTGCAGGAGAGAGTGCTTCCCACTTACTCTCACTGCAAAAAAAGTGAGAAGAATAAGATGAAGAGTATCAGCAAGAAAAGGTTAATAGAAATTAAGTACCCATCccatttttacataaaaatacataaaaacatatCTTAGCAAGACTCACATTTTCCTAATTTAATTTCCTAATTAATTTCTCTTACCACAGTTGAGTTCATCTTCTCCCTCACCACAGTCTTTAATTCCATCACAAAGAGCGGATTTCCTGATGCACTTTACTGACGACTCACACTGGAATTTTCCTGAACAGCTTAAACCTACTGGAAATGAGGTAAAATCACATATGCACTACATTATTATAGATTTATATCTATAtgtaaaatcattattttactgtttaattttattattgatttaatttaattttaagttttttttgtgtctaaaagaaagaaaagcattAACACTAATTGTCTGCAGGTATGTTACAAAATGTAAAGCTAAAGTTTTATCACACAATTATGCAGCtaaagttaaactaaaataGTCTTTAACTAAAATAACCTTGTGTTTGAATTAACATTGAGTGTTTAATTACTATAGCATCAGATGGTAAATTAAAACAGCATAAGGTGTTTAACTGAAATGGCATTAATGCATTAATAATCAATCACTGGACTGTAAGACTTTTACATTAGATTAGCATTAGAAAGGTAAACAGAGGACAAGGCAACTTTGTCTGAAAACAAAAACTACAGTATCTCtgatatctaaaaaaaaaaatgacagtttAATTTATCATAGTTTAATTAGTGCTTATTTGCTCACTCATCAACACAGCTTGTTCTTAAGATGCAGCACAATGCTATTAATTACAGGATGTAGCTCATAAAATATGTATAACACTAAGATACTGAAGAGCTGTTTACACTGtagaacagaaacacacacgcacacacacacacacacacacacacacacacacacacacacacacacacacttacctccCAGACCAATTCCTAGAACCACAATAACTGCTATTAACAAACAAATGAAGATCAGCACCATCAGTAACTTGTGAGGTATGAAAGGCAAACATGAGGACATAGAGTCAGATAGATCTTCTCCTTTAGAgagataaaaacaaaaagatcaAGATTTAAAACTTAAGCagtctatttttttaatctatttcTTTGTGTATGTAGAAGATCAGTTATTGCACTTATAAAAAGTTGGGTGAtgatttatgtatatatttactaaTTCCTGATATAATGCTTGCAACatatttgaaaaaaataaaataggtgTGTCTGCTTGACTGGCTGGCAGTCCAGATTTGTCACTTATTGAAAATGTTTGGTGCAACATGAAGAGGTTGATCAGACAACAGCACAACTGTTGAGCTGCCAAAGTCTTGTATTAAAGTCTTGTATGCAATTGGCATCCTCCATTCCCGAATGATTATAAAGTGTCATTAATAGAAATTGTGATGTAATACTGTGGTAAACCTGCCATTGTCCCAacagtgtgttacaggcatTAAATTGTAAGGTTGTAGAGTGTACGATTCACCAAACCACagttttttgttgcattttacatAGTGACCCAATTTTTCTGGAAATGTGGTTTATAGTAAGCTAACTGCTATTCCATACTGTGTAAATTCAAATAGTTTGACATGAAAGCATATTTTTATACAACAAATGTATACTGCGATAGTTTGATATTTCAGACGAACATAAACATCTTTATATCTGCGCTGTATGATGCAGTACATACCATTTCTGAAGGGTTGGACTTTAATGATGGATGTTCTCAGACTCTGTGAAGTTGTGATGGTGTGTTTTTTGTAGATGGGCAGTGGGTTAAATGCCTCAGTGGGCAGGCTAACAGGCACATGGGGATCATGGGTGTTGGGCTCAAAGTGCTGGGGAGGTCTGGCAGTCCCCCAGCCCCCTACTGAACTGCTGATGGGACTCACATTAATCACAGTGGGGGTGTCGATGGTTTGAAGGTCTTCACTCTCTGTGTCTGCCTCAAACTGACCAGACTCTGCATCCTCTTCAACAGAGCTCTGAAATGTACAGAAATACAGCTTTGTTGAGTCATTACTCATTTAACAAACAGTGTTTGTACCTGGGTCCTGTTAAAATACCCTCATTTGGCTTGGTTGTTAAACACAGCAATTGTCAGATGTAATTGCTCCCATGAGATGCCTGCTAATACTATTAAATCCATCACCATGTTTAAAGGGTGGAAACCAATATAATGGGTCAATAGCATCATTCAGATTTTAAACCCAAAACACAATACACCCAGATGTCCAGGTTTTCTGCTTCTTATACAGTAAGTGGGCTTTTCACCAACTTAACTTTATCCTGTAAAGCTTAGCAAGCTCACAACAAATACTATAGTTTTAATATATTTGCTTATGTGCTTACAGTTCACCTCAACTTTACAGTTCTTTGGCAAATCACACACCAGATATGACCTGTATTATAATCAAAAACTGTCTGTGAAATTGGGATGGTTGACCTGAATTGAAATGGTTTTATCTGCTCCTGCATGAGGACTTACCACACTTTTGCAGTATTGGACAATAAATAAGATTGTTAGACTAAAAAATAGGGACACTGAGTATTATATTGCTTACCTTATCTGTAGATTTCTTTTCCTCTGTAGCAGCTTTTTCTCCAAGGTTCTTTTCAAAGAAAGCCATCACCTCTCTGTCATCCTTTCATCTGTCCATGGATATCACAAAAAGGCCACAGTGACACCGCAATGTCATCGGCAAAGTGAAAGATCTAGATTATTTTAGTCCCAAGGTCTATGTTGACCCGCTTGAATTAAAAAAgtcacagacttttttttttgttaaaaagcTATTTAAACACAAGCTAATTATTCACTAACGCATATATAATACTACAAATTGAGTCGATAAAGTCTAATGCAACATTCTAATCTCATTTTTGCCTACCAGTCTATAAGACTTAACTCGTTCTCTGTCTCTGCTCGCCTGTCTCTTTCTGATCCCTTTCTTTACCACACCCTGTCTGTAACACAATAAGACATTTGATCAGGTGAGCAGTgatctgtctgatccactacaGCTGTGGATCAGATCTCATGGCAGTGTGTCACGTCCGTTACTCCAGTTACAAAAGACCAGTTGGACATATGGAGGAGGCACGCCAGCATACTGCCAGCAGAGGAGGCCATGCATGAAAAGGTCAGCACACAAGGTCAAAACTCATCAGCCTAATCAATGCTTGTACCTTGTAAACATTTTTCCTTTTAGGTACAGGACCAATTTTCTTCagcaataaatacagataaaaagGTTCTGACTTGAGTACTGTATAGGTTTAAGTGATATCCTCTCTGACATGACCTGGGGGGACGTCTCTCCTATTGTGGTGAATAAATGATGCATTTTGCAACTGGGtgaaaatttatttatgtatacatGATGATATACGACAAAAGTTAAGAGAACTTAAGAAACTGTACAAGAAGCAGAAAAGATGACCCCCTCTGAGAAGGCTGGAAGACTTCATTATCCCTGCCAACTTTCCACATGTTCCAACATATGCTAAAATAAGTAAAGTGTTAATGGGAATGGAGAGGGGTACTCGAACAgatttcaaagaaaaaaaaaagaatgaaatcaCAATTACCACAGATAGTAATAAGTGgaatgttgtatttttattatagtatGTATAATCAAATTTATGATAAAGATGTGATGTCATAAATGTGATGCAACCCACATTATATCATTTAGAGGTGAAGAGGAGTTTTTACACAGGAGCCCTGATACTGAGGATGCCATGCCCTTAGAAccacctcagacatagccaatcatgtctgtgtagatgcctggtcgGCCAACAGCATattcgaacctggatctcagcggtggtgatattgtttttatttacacagattacagatcaataattatttttattttaactcgTTCGAAAGCTGTGTCCCAAAACATAGTATATatgccaggtgtgtgtgtgtgtgtgtgtgtgtgtgtgtgataacaTAATTTGACCAGAAGGTGTCACAAGAACATGTTCCCActgtttctcttctcttctctacaGTCAGCCATGCTGCTGTGCTGGCCTAATTTCTGCTGTGTGCTGGAGAAGTGGCTTTCGTGTTCAGCAGTGATGATTCACCAGCCTGTGTGCTGACTGACTTCTGTGTAGCTATAATCCTCTTCTCTCACGCCTCTTCCGCAGTCACGACCACAGAGACAGATCCATCGTGACTCAGCTGTCAAAGAAAAGCGTTCAAATTTTCTACACCAGCAGCATCAGCAGCAGCACCCGGCAATATGCTTCAGCACCTACTAATGAAATATGTTCACCCAGTTTTTTATGGGGCAATACATCTTGCCTCTTTATAATTCAGGGCCACTTGCTGGAATAGACTGCTATAGATGGTGCTGATGGTCTAGGCCAGGGTTTCTTAGCTTCAGTTTTAAGTCATATTACACTGCACAGTCTTCAAGCTTTTCCTGCTCCTCATAAGTTATAATAAACTGAATCAGTTACCTGAACTGACATTGAATAAACCAGGTCTGGACTGGTGCTCAGGTCGCACAGATATCAATAATGCTTGCCACCCCTGAAATCTGAGGTATCACTGGCCCAGTCAGGTGTACTACAAACTAAgtttgctgtgtctgaggaagggggGGGCAGATAGTGTATCACCTTGTTGTCTGTACAACAGTGACTTCTATTGTCTGG
It encodes:
- the tmprss3b gene encoding transmembrane protease serine 3, with the translated sequence MAFFEKNLGEKAATEEKKSTDKSSVEEDAESGQFEADTESEDLQTIDTPTVINVSPISSSVGGWGTARPPQHFEPNTHDPHVPVSLPTEAFNPLPIYKKHTITTSQSLRTSIIKVQPFRNGEDLSDSMSSCLPFIPHKLLMVLIFICLLIAVIVVLGIGLGVGLSCSGKFQCESSVKCIRKSALCDGIKDCGEGEDELNCVRVSGKHSLLQIRSRGVWRSVCWENWSSSLGIAACKQLGYNSYVNSSSIPLSSVESTFKRNTVTLDSRFSIPQTYFKIHNSSYLRTFQCRSGMVTVLKCIECGIRPGLQTRIVGGNESISGQYPWQVSLQYQNQYICGGSLITNQWIVTAAHCVYGFDNPSLWSVRVGLIDQPGNGAQDLAVMKILYHGTYHPEGLSYDIGLIKITQPVTFNDNIQPICLPNFEEGIKPGSLCWISGWGATDTGGEVSASLQSAPVQLLSTKACERPGLTPWNICAGYLAGGADICQGDSGGPLACKVSVWKLLGAASWDQGCGKKNSPGVYTSITYALQWIHRIMEIEEEEAV